The region AGAAATTCCTGAATTTGCGCAGTTGGATAATGCAAAGTCAATGATGCGGAACTTGCCGCCAAACGAAACAGCTGGCTTAGCTACTTTTGAGGTTAGAGCGCCTAGACGGCTTCCCTGTCCCCCTGCAAGCAGCATTGCAAGACATTCTTTTTTGCTCATATCCAAATCTCCTCTCTCCCCAACAGAGGTCTATGTTCTCAACGCCCTACGACGATTGAACTTAAACGCAGGTCCTTACACGTGCCAAATATCTTCCATGTACTCCCTAATGGTTCTATCAGCAGAGAAGAAACCAGAGTTTGCAGTATTGTGAAGCGCACGAGCATTCCAGCTACGACGATCTGCATAGGACTGAGTAAGCTCTTCCCATGCCTTCACATATGCATCAAAGTCAATAAGTACCAGGTCAGGATCATTATTGATCAGCAGATAATCGTGAATTGACTCAAAATTACCGGACAGTCGAGCCAAAGAACCATCGGTCAGCATGTTTACAATGCGAGCCAAAGTTGGATTCTGATTAAGTAGGTTTTGAGCAAAATAGGTACCGGAAGCATATACCTGCTGGACCTCATCTGCACGAAGGCCAAAGATCTTAATATTCTCTGGTCCTGCAAGCTCGGATATCTCGATATTAGACCCGTCGTACGTTCCAAGAGTCAGAGCTGCATTCATCATAAGTTTCATGTTTGAGGTACCAGAGGCCTCTGCACCAGCAACAGAAATCTGCTCTGAAATATCAGATGCAGCATAGATAAGCTGCGCATTTGAAACAGCAAAGTTTGGAATAAAGACAACCTTGAGACGTCCTTCAATACGCTCATCGTTGTTGACAACATCTGCAACGGAGTGAATGAGTCTAATAACTTCTTTTGCAAAGGTGTAGCTTTGAGCAGCTTTACCCGAGAAAATAAAAGTTGTTGGAGCTGGCTTATAGCTTTGATCATCAAGCATACGGTTATAGAGATACAAAATCTTGAAGATGTTAAGCAGCTGGCGTTTATACGCATGGAAACGCTTTACCTGTGTATCAAAAATGGTATTGGTATCCATCTCAATACCAGTTGTCTTCTTGACGTATGCAGCAAGGCGTTCTTTTTCTTCTCTCTTTGCAGCATCCATCTCATCCAAGAACTCAACATCATTCTCAAATGCAGAAAGCTTGTTAAGTTCATTAGCATCATCAAGCCAACCAGTGCCAATAGCTTCAGTGATAAGCTTCGCGTAAGCGGTATTCGCTTGTGCCAAGAAACGACGGTGACAGATACCATTGGTCTTATTATTAAAAATTTCTGGACGAAGCTTGTAGAAATCCTTCAGTACACTCTGCTTTAGAATGTTTGTATGCAGGTCAGAGACACCATTAACCGAGTGACTAAATAAAATAGAAAGGTTAGCCATACGAACAGTGTTGTCCCACAGTACTGCTGTTGAGGCGAGAAGATCAGTGTTACCGTTAGAGTCAGCAAGCAACTGCTCCTTATAGCGACGATCAACCTCATCAATAAACATATACAAGCGAGGAAGAAGCTCACGGAAGGTATTAATAGGCCATTTCTCAAGAGCTTCAGGCATAACGGTGTGGTTAGTATAAGAAATAGCATTTCTTGCAATATCAAATGCTTCGTTAAAGTCAACGCCATGCTCATCAACAAGAAGACGCATGAGCTCCGGTCCGCACATTGCTGGATGCGTATCGTTAGTGTGGATACAAACGTGATCAGCAAAGTGATCCCAATCCTCACCATATTTGTCTTTGTAGGCACGAAGAATGGACTGGAGACCAGCAGAAACAAATAAATACTCCTGCTTTAGACGGAGGATACGTCCGTGCTCACCAGAGTCATTTGGATACAGAATAGTTGAGATTGCCTCCACGTCAGAGCGGAACTTATTAGCACGCGCATAATCACCAGCGTTAAAAGCATCAAGGTCAAAGTCTTCCTCTGCTGGTTCTGCAGACCAGAGACGCAACTTATTTACGGTCTTTGCACCATAACCAACAATAGGAACATCGTATGGAACAGCCTTTACCACCTGGCCGCCCTCTTGTGAGAACCAAAAATCGCCATTCTCGCCCTCATGCCTTACAACCGTGCCACCAAAGCGCACAAGTACGCTGGAATCGTCTTTTCTAACTTCCCATGGATATCCGTTTGCCAGCCAGTTATCAGTACACTCAACCTGGCGTCCATCCTTAATCTCCTGACGGAAAAGACCGTAACGGTATCTCATACCATTACCAAAGCCGGCCATTCCTTCATGTGCCATAGAATCAAGGAAACATGCAGCAAGTCGTCCCAAGCCTCCATTGCCAAGGCCAGGATCTACTTCTTGAGCAGCAAGCTTCTGAAGAGATGTTCCCATCTCTTCAAGACCCGCCGCAACAACGTCAGTGATACCAAGATTAAGCAGGTAATTCTCAAGCAGAGGTCCAAGAAGAAACTCAAGGGAGAAGTAATACACCTGCTTGTTAGCATGAATATAAGAAGTTGACTGAATTTCTCGCGCCTTTTCTGCAATGAGACGTGCAAGAACGTTATAGCGTTCCTGATCAGTGCATTCTCCATAATATTTGCCAAGAATCTGAATGAACTTATCTCGATACTGATCTTCAAAATCTTGTTTATCGGTAAAAATGTTTTGTCCGTTATTTACGGCCATGCTTCCCCCTCTTTGGAAGTTCTTTCTCAAACGCTAAAACAATGCCACCAAGCGGAGGAACAGACAGTTCTACCGAATAATCT is a window of Lancefieldella parvula DSM 20469 DNA encoding:
- a CDS encoding glycogen/starch/alpha-glucan phosphorylase: MAVNNGQNIFTDKQDFEDQYRDKFIQILGKYYGECTDQERYNVLARLIAEKAREIQSTSYIHANKQVYYFSLEFLLGPLLENYLLNLGITDVVAAGLEEMGTSLQKLAAQEVDPGLGNGGLGRLAACFLDSMAHEGMAGFGNGMRYRYGLFRQEIKDGRQVECTDNWLANGYPWEVRKDDSSVLVRFGGTVVRHEGENGDFWFSQEGGQVVKAVPYDVPIVGYGAKTVNKLRLWSAEPAEEDFDLDAFNAGDYARANKFRSDVEAISTILYPNDSGEHGRILRLKQEYLFVSAGLQSILRAYKDKYGEDWDHFADHVCIHTNDTHPAMCGPELMRLLVDEHGVDFNEAFDIARNAISYTNHTVMPEALEKWPINTFRELLPRLYMFIDEVDRRYKEQLLADSNGNTDLLASTAVLWDNTVRMANLSILFSHSVNGVSDLHTNILKQSVLKDFYKLRPEIFNNKTNGICHRRFLAQANTAYAKLITEAIGTGWLDDANELNKLSAFENDVEFLDEMDAAKREEKERLAAYVKKTTGIEMDTNTIFDTQVKRFHAYKRQLLNIFKILYLYNRMLDDQSYKPAPTTFIFSGKAAQSYTFAKEVIRLIHSVADVVNNDERIEGRLKVVFIPNFAVSNAQLIYAASDISEQISVAGAEASGTSNMKLMMNAALTLGTYDGSNIEISELAGPENIKIFGLRADEVQQVYASGTYFAQNLLNQNPTLARIVNMLTDGSLARLSGNFESIHDYLLINNDPDLVLIDFDAYVKAWEELTQSYADRRSWNARALHNTANSGFFSADRTIREYMEDIWHV